The proteins below are encoded in one region of Solidesulfovibrio sp.:
- a CDS encoding MotA/TolQ/ExbB proton channel family protein: MDALTPHGGLWAMMANATPTVIFVLSILAFMSLGCWSIIFVKLFTLTAAKRDTARDYTRFQEADSLRAAMHALGQSRQSPAFYVGRMAFEELVRMEQADLDPAEKGHIAMDNIRRVLRQAVSQELAKLSSSLSFLATSANATPFIGLFGTVWGIMNSFHSIGLMQSAALAAVAPGISEALVATAIGLAVAIPAVIAYNFFLGYVTTIEGELVNFAGAFLNRIQREVTWTPREAREEAPEAPRRRAAAERF; this comes from the coding sequence ATGGACGCGCTAACGCCGCATGGCGGTTTATGGGCCATGATGGCCAATGCCACGCCGACGGTCATATTCGTCCTGTCTATTCTGGCGTTTATGTCCCTCGGTTGCTGGAGCATCATCTTCGTGAAGCTGTTCACCCTGACCGCCGCCAAGCGCGACACGGCCAGGGACTATACCCGGTTCCAGGAGGCCGACTCCCTGCGCGCCGCCATGCACGCCCTGGGCCAGTCGCGCCAGTCGCCGGCCTTTTACGTCGGCCGCATGGCCTTCGAGGAACTCGTGCGCATGGAGCAGGCCGACCTCGATCCGGCGGAAAAGGGCCACATCGCCATGGACAACATCCGCCGGGTGCTGCGCCAGGCCGTGTCCCAGGAGCTGGCCAAGCTGTCGAGCAGCCTGTCGTTTCTGGCCACCAGCGCCAACGCCACCCCGTTCATCGGCCTGTTCGGCACGGTCTGGGGCATCATGAACTCCTTCCATTCCATCGGTCTGATGCAGTCCGCCGCCCTGGCCGCCGTGGCCCCGGGCATCTCCGAGGCCCTGGTGGCCACGGCCATCGGCCTGGCCGTGGCCATTCCGGCGGTCATCGCCTACAACTTCTTCCTCGGCTACGTGACCACCATCGAGGGCGAACTGGTCAATTTCGCCGGCGCCTTTTTGAACCGCATCCAGCGCGAGGTGACCTGGACCCCGCGCGAGGCCCGCGAGGAGGCGCCCGAAGCGCCCCGCCGCCGCGCCGCGGCCGAGAGGTTCTAG
- the tolR gene encoding protein TolR — protein sequence MGAQVGGRGRVMSDINVTPFVDVMLVLLIIFMVTAPMMTQGLQVDLPQTRSVSVLPKESDALVLTIKADGALFLDKYQVELGDLEGQVRQLVTNQKKQLFLRADQAVPYGTVVRVMGLVKAAGVDKLGVVAEEEKTAPAGPAAKKK from the coding sequence ATGGGCGCGCAGGTCGGCGGCCGCGGCCGCGTCATGTCGGACATCAACGTCACGCCCTTCGTGGACGTGATGCTGGTGCTGCTGATCATCTTCATGGTCACGGCGCCCATGATGACCCAGGGCCTGCAGGTGGATCTGCCCCAGACCCGTTCGGTGAGCGTGCTGCCCAAGGAAAGCGACGCGCTGGTGCTGACGATCAAGGCCGACGGCGCGCTTTTCCTCGACAAATACCAGGTGGAGCTCGGCGACCTCGAAGGGCAGGTGCGCCAGCTGGTGACCAACCAGAAAAAGCAGTTGTTCCTGCGGGCCGACCAGGCCGTGCCCTACGGCACGGTGGTGCGGGTCATGGGCCTGGTCAAGGCGGCCGGCGTGGACAAGCTCGGCGTCGTGGCCGAGGAAGAAAAGACGGCACCGGCCGGACCCGCCGCCAAAAAGAAATAG
- the tolA gene encoding cell envelope integrity protein TolA, with protein MRVLGWIFSIFLHLTVVLASLVFVNLEPVKFQLNVPVYEVDLVSLGAPGLPPGEAGLPPGPKGPGDRPELGPPEPAGGDDGGPAEAELPEPAQAPPTPAKPAAPEPVAAIPRAPEPEPSRPEPKKPEPKPEPKPEPKATPIPTEQAKPEPKPDFKKLEEATKKAEDAKKKIEEAKKLEEAKKVEEARKKAEETKKAEEAKKKAEEAKKAEEAKKKAEDAKKAEEAKKAAEAAKAAAAAKEASDKNTLAQALKDAKAKAGSGSGSGSGSGSGKGEAGGDPLAKALADARRLAGGGGGGGTPGGTGGGGGGGVTMGVYAQIVNREVKKNWRFPQSGAKQQLLAVVEVHIDKDGRIQNYRLIQSSGQPNFDASTVKSVAETDTLPPPPTGLNVLQLRFSSQELGH; from the coding sequence ATGCGCGTTCTCGGCTGGATATTTTCCATCTTCCTGCACCTGACCGTGGTGCTGGCCAGTCTCGTCTTCGTCAATCTCGAGCCGGTCAAGTTCCAGCTCAACGTGCCGGTCTACGAAGTGGACCTGGTGTCTTTGGGCGCGCCCGGGCTGCCGCCCGGGGAGGCCGGCCTGCCGCCGGGACCCAAGGGGCCGGGCGACCGGCCCGAACTCGGTCCCCCCGAGCCGGCCGGCGGCGACGACGGCGGGCCGGCCGAGGCCGAATTGCCCGAACCGGCCCAGGCGCCGCCCACCCCGGCCAAGCCGGCCGCCCCCGAGCCCGTGGCCGCCATCCCCCGCGCCCCCGAGCCCGAACCCAGCCGGCCCGAGCCCAAAAAGCCCGAACCCAAGCCGGAACCCAAGCCCGAGCCCAAGGCCACGCCCATTCCCACGGAACAGGCCAAGCCCGAGCCCAAGCCGGATTTCAAGAAGCTCGAGGAGGCCACGAAAAAGGCCGAGGACGCCAAGAAGAAGATCGAAGAGGCCAAGAAGCTCGAGGAAGCCAAGAAGGTCGAGGAGGCCAGGAAGAAGGCCGAGGAGACCAAGAAGGCCGAAGAAGCCAAAAAGAAGGCCGAAGAGGCGAAAAAGGCCGAGGAGGCCAAGAAAAAAGCCGAGGACGCCAAGAAGGCCGAGGAGGCGAAAAAAGCCGCCGAGGCGGCCAAGGCGGCGGCCGCGGCCAAGGAGGCGTCGGACAAGAACACCCTGGCCCAGGCCCTCAAGGACGCCAAGGCCAAGGCCGGATCGGGTTCCGGCTCCGGCTCCGGCTCCGGCTCCGGCAAGGGCGAGGCCGGCGGCGATCCCCTGGCCAAGGCCCTGGCCGATGCCCGGCGCCTGGCCGGCGGCGGCGGTGGCGGCGGCACGCCCGGCGGCACCGGCGGCGGCGGTGGCGGCGGCGTGACCATGGGGGTCTACGCGCAAATCGTCAACCGCGAGGTCAAAAAGAACTGGCGTTTCCCCCAAAGCGGGGCCAAGCAGCAATTGCTCGCCGTGGTGGAGGTCCATATCGACAAGGACGGGCGCATCCAGAACTACCGCCTGATCCAGTCCTCGGGCCAGCCGAATTTCGACGCCTCCACCGTCAAGTCCGTGGCCGAGACCGACACGCTGCCGCCGCCGCCGACGGGGCTTAACGTGCTGCAACTGCGGTTTAGCTCCCAGGAGCTCGGGCATTAG
- a CDS encoding translocation protein TolB, with amino-acid sequence MTMRVNMRIIGFLGALALVACLGAGQALAQQSSLAVDIQGPGQAKMNLVMARPFAGGGQLSPADKLQDLINKDLQFLPFLQLVPPSSIPGQVNGATADQIDFKPFAMGKIDVLVTANWKPGPNLGSVELRAFEVYTQKVLVGKGYDGVTDAQLPDIADRFCMELMLALTGQGGFFNSQIAFVKPSSGKGTDIWTVRPTGRGLTRVTSYNELGMAVSPAWSFDGRRIAFTLIGSRSHYLGVWSGGGKPQVYTLPSTNVVSPRFMPDGQIAVSLALHGKADIYVLGANYQPGRAIATSPGIDVSPTFDASGRLMAYVSDETGSPNIYVKDVSGGSPRRLTSSGYNTNPSMSPDGKLVAFTKQLGGAQKVFVHDLSTGQETQVTSGGGSDENPSFSPDGYFIAFSSTRSGQKKIYVTTRHGAPPVMIPTGDGAAQMPAWGPLPQ; translated from the coding sequence ATGACCATGCGCGTGAACATGCGGATCATCGGTTTTCTGGGGGCCTTGGCCCTCGTTGCGTGCCTTGGGGCCGGCCAGGCCTTGGCGCAGCAGTCGTCCCTGGCCGTGGACATCCAGGGGCCGGGGCAGGCCAAGATGAACCTGGTCATGGCCCGGCCGTTCGCCGGCGGCGGCCAGCTCAGCCCGGCCGACAAACTCCAGGACCTCATCAACAAGGACTTGCAGTTCCTGCCCTTTTTGCAGCTCGTGCCGCCGTCGAGCATTCCCGGCCAGGTGAACGGGGCCACGGCCGACCAGATCGACTTCAAGCCCTTCGCCATGGGCAAGATCGACGTGCTGGTCACGGCCAACTGGAAGCCCGGGCCCAACCTCGGCAGCGTGGAACTGCGCGCCTTCGAGGTCTACACCCAAAAGGTCCTGGTGGGCAAAGGCTACGACGGTGTCACCGACGCCCAGCTGCCGGACATCGCCGACCGGTTCTGCATGGAGCTCATGCTGGCGCTCACCGGCCAGGGCGGATTTTTCAATTCCCAGATCGCCTTCGTCAAACCGAGCTCGGGCAAGGGCACGGACATCTGGACCGTGCGGCCCACGGGCCGGGGACTCACCCGGGTGACCAGCTACAACGAGCTGGGCATGGCCGTGAGCCCGGCCTGGTCCTTCGACGGCCGGCGCATCGCCTTCACGCTGATCGGCTCGCGTTCCCATTATCTGGGCGTGTGGTCCGGCGGCGGCAAGCCGCAGGTCTACACCCTGCCGAGCACCAACGTGGTCAGCCCGCGTTTCATGCCCGACGGCCAGATCGCCGTGAGCCTGGCCCTGCACGGCAAGGCCGACATCTATGTCCTCGGCGCCAACTACCAGCCCGGCCGGGCCATCGCCACCAGCCCCGGCATCGACGTCTCGCCGACCTTCGACGCCTCGGGGCGGCTGATGGCCTACGTCTCCGACGAGACCGGCAGCCCCAACATCTACGTCAAGGACGTCTCCGGCGGTTCGCCCCGGCGGCTGACCTCCTCGGGCTACAACACCAACCCGAGCATGAGCCCCGACGGCAAGCTCGTGGCCTTCACCAAGCAGCTCGGCGGCGCCCAGAAGGTCTTCGTCCACGACCTGTCCACGGGCCAGGAGACGCAGGTGACCTCGGGCGGCGGTTCGGACGAGAACCCGTCGTTCTCGCCCGACGGCTACTTCATCGCCTTCTCCTCCACCCGCAGCGGCCAGAAGAAGATCTATGTGACCACGCGCCACGGCGCGCCGCCGGTCATGATTCCCACGGGTGACGGAGCGGCGCAGATGCCGGCCTGGGGGCCCCTGCCACAGTAG
- the pal gene encoding peptidoglycan-associated lipoprotein Pal encodes MMRSRILVLSMLVLMLSLTGFGCAKKAGGPGDGSGSSWEEQERARLEQERALREKMGQAANELAQMIHFAFDSSNLTPEARQILTRKAEIMRQYPQIKVIVEGNCDQRGTAEYNLALGERRAQAAAQYLSNLGIGADRLSTVSYGKERPLDPSNSEAAYAKNRRDEFRATY; translated from the coding sequence ATGATGCGTTCGAGGATTCTGGTTTTGTCGATGCTGGTGCTTATGCTGTCCCTGACGGGATTTGGCTGCGCCAAGAAGGCCGGCGGCCCCGGCGACGGTTCCGGCTCGAGCTGGGAGGAACAGGAGCGGGCGCGCCTGGAGCAGGAGCGGGCTCTGCGCGAAAAGATGGGGCAGGCGGCCAATGAACTGGCCCAGATGATCCACTTCGCCTTCGACAGTTCCAACCTGACTCCCGAGGCCCGGCAGATCCTGACCCGCAAGGCCGAGATCATGCGCCAGTACCCCCAGATCAAGGTGATCGTGGAAGGCAACTGCGACCAGCGCGGCACGGCCGAGTACAACCTGGCCCTTGGTGAACGCCGGGCCCAGGCCGCCGCCCAGTACCTGAGCAACCTGGGCATCGGCGCCGACCGCCTGTCCACGGTCAGCTACGGCAAGGAGCGCCCCCTGGATCCGTCCAATTCCGAGGCGGCCTACGCCAAGAACCGTCGCGACGAATTCCGCGCCACCTACTAG
- a CDS encoding methyl-accepting chemotaxis protein: MNNLSISRKLFLLCGISIISAAIIFGVGAYSSWRLTDAGATQAKQAMLDGEKAKIKTATDSLALALAKPLAGLDGKAREAFLRRAIQDVFFEEDRSGYFFVYTGTTNVAHAVNPTLPGKDLGDLRGSDGVYSVRELARAAAGGGGFVTFVWDKPGKGEVPKIGYAAMIPGTDYWIGTGVYVDNVDEVAAGITARMRAMGDRMNLIDGAVFAVMFLLVLLPLGLAISRGIVRPIRETTEAARRIAAGDLDVHLQARGTDEVGRLQRALEDMAGALKANLDALAAKEAEATREAERSALAASQAREAAARVAAANATLREAVSGLTRVAGQVGAATRDLTGLGQDIHQGARQQQESLEATVDAMAQMRDAVAEVAQNAADAAEATGQTRETALGGEAIVRDTVAAMGRLKAMAESLKANMGQLDARSEGIGAVIQVISDIADQTNLLALNAAIEAARAGEAGRGFAVVADEVRKLAEKTMAATGQVGDNIKTIQSMTRDNTEAMDKTMEAVDATASLAGESGDRLRRILGAADAAAAQVRAIAAAAEQQAASARAIMDSMGQVSGIARDNADRAQDASQHFRNLTDQTGALSGLIQRLGNADG; the protein is encoded by the coding sequence TTGAACAATCTGTCCATCAGCAGGAAGCTTTTCCTCCTTTGCGGCATTTCCATCATTTCGGCCGCGATCATCTTCGGCGTGGGCGCCTACTCCTCCTGGCGCCTGACCGACGCCGGGGCGACGCAGGCCAAGCAGGCCATGCTCGACGGCGAGAAGGCCAAGATCAAGACGGCCACCGACAGCCTGGCCCTGGCCCTGGCCAAACCCCTGGCCGGCCTCGACGGGAAGGCCCGGGAGGCCTTTTTGCGCCGGGCCATACAGGACGTGTTTTTCGAGGAGGACCGCTCGGGCTACTTCTTCGTCTACACCGGCACCACCAATGTGGCCCATGCGGTCAATCCCACCCTGCCGGGCAAGGACCTGGGCGATCTGCGGGGCAGCGACGGCGTGTATTCGGTGCGCGAACTGGCCAGAGCGGCGGCCGGCGGCGGCGGCTTCGTCACCTTCGTCTGGGACAAGCCCGGCAAGGGCGAAGTGCCCAAGATCGGCTATGCCGCCATGATCCCCGGCACGGACTACTGGATCGGCACGGGGGTGTACGTGGACAACGTGGACGAGGTGGCGGCGGGGATCACCGCGCGCATGCGGGCCATGGGCGACCGCATGAACCTGATCGACGGCGCGGTGTTCGCGGTCATGTTCCTGCTGGTGCTGCTGCCCCTCGGCCTGGCCATTTCCCGGGGCATTGTCCGGCCCATCCGCGAAACCACCGAGGCGGCCCGGCGCATCGCCGCCGGCGACCTCGACGTGCATCTGCAAGCCCGCGGCACCGACGAGGTGGGCCGGCTTCAGCGGGCCCTGGAAGACATGGCCGGCGCACTCAAGGCCAACCTCGACGCCCTGGCCGCCAAGGAGGCCGAGGCCACGCGCGAGGCCGAGCGCTCGGCATTGGCCGCCAGCCAGGCCCGGGAAGCGGCCGCGCGTGTCGCGGCGGCCAACGCCACCCTGCGCGAGGCCGTCTCGGGCCTGACCCGGGTGGCCGGACAGGTGGGCGCGGCCACCCGCGACCTGACCGGGCTTGGCCAGGACATCCACCAGGGCGCCCGGCAGCAGCAGGAAAGCCTGGAAGCGACCGTGGACGCCATGGCGCAGATGCGCGACGCCGTGGCCGAGGTGGCCCAAAACGCCGCCGACGCCGCCGAGGCCACGGGCCAGACCCGGGAGACGGCCCTCGGCGGCGAGGCCATCGTCAGGGACACGGTGGCGGCCATGGGCCGGCTCAAGGCCATGGCCGAGTCGCTCAAGGCCAACATGGGCCAACTCGACGCGCGCTCCGAGGGCATCGGCGCCGTCATCCAGGTGATTTCCGACATCGCCGACCAGACCAACCTCTTGGCCCTCAACGCCGCCATCGAGGCGGCCCGGGCCGGCGAAGCCGGGCGGGGGTTCGCCGTGGTGGCCGACGAGGTCCGCAAACTCGCCGAAAAGACCATGGCCGCCACGGGCCAAGTCGGCGACAACATCAAGACCATCCAATCCATGACCCGGGATAATACCGAGGCCATGGACAAGACCATGGAAGCCGTGGACGCCACGGCCAGCCTGGCCGGGGAGTCCGGCGACAGGCTGCGCCGCATCCTCGGCGCGGCCGACGCCGCCGCCGCCCAGGTCCGGGCCATCGCCGCCGCCGCCGAACAGCAGGCTGCCTCGGCCCGGGCCATCATGGACAGCATGGGCCAGGTCAGCGGCATCGCCCGGGACAACGCCGACCGGGCCCAGGACGCCTCCCAGCACTTCCGGAACCTGACCGACCAGACCGGGGCGCTCTCGGGGCTCATCCAGCGGCTGGGCAACGCCGACGGCTAG
- a CDS encoding phosphatidylglycerophosphatase A has protein sequence MTTGDRLSLLVSGLGPIGKIRHASGTWGSAAAALAAPALFMPLPFFGRLLVLAAVFSIGGVTAGRAEVLLGRKDPGHVVIDELAGQWITYLPFAALPPLELAAGFFLFRAFDILKPPPVRASENWLPGGWGIMIDDVLAGVYAAACLAVLHWLRGA, from the coding sequence ATGACCACGGGCGACCGCCTGTCCCTGCTCGTTTCGGGCCTGGGCCCCATCGGCAAGATCCGCCACGCCTCGGGCACCTGGGGCTCGGCCGCCGCCGCCCTGGCCGCGCCGGCGCTTTTCATGCCCCTGCCCTTTTTCGGGCGTCTGCTCGTGTTGGCCGCGGTGTTTTCCATCGGCGGCGTCACGGCCGGCCGGGCCGAGGTCCTGCTTGGCCGCAAGGACCCGGGCCACGTCGTCATCGACGAGCTGGCGGGCCAATGGATCACCTACCTGCCCTTTGCCGCGTTGCCGCCTCTGGAACTGGCGGCCGGATTTTTCCTGTTCCGTGCCTTCGACATCCTCAAGCCGCCGCCCGTGCGCGCCTCGGAGAACTGGCTGCCCGGCGGCTGGGGCATCATGATCGACGATGTGCTGGCCGGGGTCTATGCCGCCGCGTGCCTGGCCGTGCTGCATTGGCTGCGCGGTGCCTGA